The following DNA comes from Hordeum vulgare subsp. vulgare chromosome 3H, MorexV3_pseudomolecules_assembly, whole genome shotgun sequence.
CACTAATCTAGCTGCTGAATTTGTAAACGTGTGTATACAATCCAAATAAACGCCAGTTCTTAAAGAATAGACATAATTAAACTGTAGTACCAGTAGAGCATTCACTCAGAAAGCAGAGCAAGCAAAGTAAGGTAATATGTCTATCTTAATAGAAAGGTAACAGTCTTACAAGATGAATCACAGAGCATTTTTTTTTGTAAGTTTCTTTATTTATTTACCTAAAGCACGAACGGACACAATGGATTTAACTGATCTACTTATTTAGGATAATACTACAGGAGCAGCCAAAAGCCAAAATTCGATGACCAAAGAGCAAAAGGTGAATCACAGTGTTGCACCGGAAGACCAGAGAGCAAATGTGCCCATCCTAGAAAATCCATAACCTTCTCTTGCCTTTTTCGTAAGCATAATAGGGGTGCAGAAAGGAATAATGAATCACATATTCTTCAGGGCTTGTTTGGTTAATCCCTCTCACAAGGGGGTTCAAGTGGATTGAAGTGGATTAAGATGAATtttgacttgtaggggatttaatccctctcAATCCCCTTCAAACCCCTTTAAATTTAGAGAAACCAAACAAGGCCTCAAGGAGGAAGGCAGTGGACCTGGAAATGAGAAATTATTGTATCAACTCACTATATAATGGTCAAAGATAATGACTATTCAAAACCGACAACAGCTTTCAAAACAAATGGGAGAAATAACGAAGAAAATATGAATCCCCACCAGACATTTATAAATTCATGACAAAAATGTGAGAGAGCCCTAATGCAGGGTAAACTAAGCAAGGCAAAAACATTTGTAAAATTCAGTAAAAAAAGGGCACACACAATTCTGAACTAAATAGCATGATCTAACATAGATATATGATTCTCCAATAAAATGTGAAGCATTTACTTCAGTGTCTAAAGGGTAATGAATCCGGAAGAGCATATGAGAAGAATGAAGAGCTAACGTAGACAAAAGGAATGCATCATATACACTAAAGTATTATTGTCGATGAACTTTGAACTCATAAAAACTTGATTCTTATTTGATGTAATCAAACTAGCCGAGAATATTATTTGTTACATTTCGCTACTCTTTTATTCCCTTTGTCGTGATATGATATAACTTAAACATTCATCGACTATTTATAGACGTCTCTAAATAAGAATGCGCGGTTAGATGTAAACTTTAATATTTTGCACCTGTATATCATACATATCCATCATCCGTCTGAACCTATTTTTCAACTTCGCCCTAGgcccccgcaaaaaaaaaaaaaatagagCCGGCCCTCGGGAGCCTCTTTGGGCATGAAGTATGTATCTATTTGACGTCGGCGAGATGCTATCGGCGTCGAATAAGGGTTAGATGTAAACTTTGACGAAGGTTTGATTGTGAGAGAGGCTGCAAGGTTTGTGTCCCCAAACGGTGTTGAACTCTGTTCTTCCGAAGAGCGGACCACGTGGCCCAATCGAATCTCATCGACCACGCGGCCCGTCTTCAGTATCAGCCGTCGGTTTCCGGATCGGACGGCCCCGAGCGCGCGCGTACGTGGCCTGTGCGCCCATATCCCGCCCCACCAGAAGCAGAACGGAAAAAAAAAGGCAGAGCCCAGAGGGTAACGATGCACTCGTGGGGGACCCGGCTGCTGGccgcggcgacgacggcggccgtcctcctcgtcgccgcctgcgccgccgcctccgcgcTCGACGCCTTCCACGTCCCCTCCGTCGAGGCCCAAGCCCACGTACGTCCGCCGTCCGCCCctgccctcccctcccctctcctgGCCTCTCTCTAGAGCGGTCGTCGTCTGCAGTTGAGCCCTCTGAACCGCGAGCGCTCGCCTGGATTTCCGTCACGCGATTCGCGGAGGTGGTGTCGCCAGTAGTAACGCCGGAGCTTCGCAATCCTGTGAGGAGCCCAGTAGTAGGGTTCGGGGCTCGGCGTCGCCGGCGGGGGTGAGCTTTTGGGGATCTGGCCGGTTCTCTGTCCCTGAATTCGCCGATCTGCCCGGATGCAGCTTGGGTCATTGTAGGATGGTTCAAGTATCTCTGTACGTTCAGTCGCTTACCTAGTATTCTACGAGTAGAAGTGTTTAGGCATGATTTGCGACTTGTGTAAAAGTTGGGTTCAGATTCCATGCCCTGTGCCTTGTGGTCACCGGAAAGTCTGTTGCTTTATCAGGCACGCCTGCAACCTCTTTGCTGGTTCCTGTTTTACATGTATTAAAGCCTGATTATTGGTTCTCTTGTGCTCTCGTAGGTTACCAAGATAAACCGATTCCACAAACAGATCAATGGGAACGACAAGGTTTGTGCTTTTACCTCACCCTTTTGTCTCCCGTGTTCCAAAACAAGTGTCGTCGATGACCATGCCACTTATTTTGGAACGTACGGAGTAGTTCTTTCATCATCTACAAATAAGGCCATCATTTTACAACATAGAATGTTTTCCCTTGGGCAAGTATTCAGTAAGTCGGCAAGTCGCTGAATAAAACCAGTTCCTTGtggaaaaaaaatcttgaaaACAGTCTTCAATATCAATCTAGTAATATTGCTTCACAGCTTCTAATCTGTGCATTTGCGACTGCCTTTATGTTGCACAGTTGCTATTACTATCATTCATTGACACAACGCTGCAAGCAAATTCATCGCTTGTATATATGCCATGTTACTTCTATTGTAGCACCACTGACGAATTTCTGAAAACAAATGTGACAGGTGACCTTGACCTTCAGTCTATCTGCAAATTTGGAATCACTTTTCACGTGGAACACAAAGCAGGTGATATTTTCATTCTAGTAGGATGTGCAATGCTAAACTATTCTCTAAATGTGTAGATGCCCAGTAAACAGAGCCCATATATATCGTGGCCTGACAAATAATATAACAAGTGCGTATGACAAGTAATATTGCTCAACTGTTATGTACAAAAACTGAGTcaatattgaatgaagacttacctTGGTTTGCCAATTTCTACTGCAATATCTTCATCAGAAAAAAAAAACATGTAATATTTGTTATGAGGCTTTACGGTGTTAAGTTCAATGCTGGTTGCTTGCGGAAAGCATCACAAGGAGCAACCTTTTCATCTAGTCCTTGGTCTTACTGTACCGAAAGCTGTCATTTTCTCGATCCTTTTTTCTTTTCAATTTTGTCAGCCCGTAGAATGCTGCCAAAATGTACTCAAGGAAATGCATCATTTGTTTGTTATGCTACAGAACATCGTGTTATCTTCAGAAGAAATAGATACCGACCTTGAAAACTATTAGAATATAGTTTTTCTAATGAAGCTTTACATTGGCAAATTTAGTGCTATCTGGTTGCAGAATCATCACAAGGAGCAAACCATTCTTCGGCCTTTCTGTACCGAGAGCCATCATACCGTCAATCCCCCTCCCCCCAATTTGGGCAGCACATATGGTCATTTATGCAAAATAGTTAGCGAAGATAGTTTCAGTGCTGAGTGCCTTGTAACTAATAATAGATACACAAGAAAATGCATCCTCATAATTAACATGTAAGCCATGTTACTCAGCAATTTGTTACCGATATGCTTAATTCAGAAGCACAGGCTATTATTAGAATGTTCTTGACAAACTTGCTGAATGTGAAAGCATATTTGACGTAGATAAGAAATAGTCCGATTGCGGTGCTACTCCCATATCTTTTTCAGCTGACATTGTTAGTTACTCCCTCCGTAACAAAATGTAAGACACTTTTTTATGTGCAAAACCAAAAATGGTCTTACATTTTGGTAGAGAGGTTGTATTTGCTCCACTTCACATTGAAGCTGGCAACTTAATTTCTTGTCTTTTATCAGGTCTTTGCCTTTGTGACCGCTGAGTATGAAACCGCGAAGAATTCCCTGAACCAGGTATGCCAATACCCTTATTTaatcctggtcaacatttttctgcCACTATCTATATTTTCCAAGAACAGATAACTGTCTGTAATTAACCACTGCTTCAATATGGAGTATTCCTTCTGTCACCTTGGGATAAGAGAAGCTGCTTGAATTAAGAAGTTATATTTTGGCAGCATGCACTTTAATCATCACTCAGAATACCTGCCTTTCTTTTATCGAGAAGTGCTGCAAAACACCATTGTGTTGTTCTCAATAAGAATACAGTAGAGGACGATCCCATCATGCTTGTATTCATATTATTCCATTTGACAGGTTTCATTATGGGACAACATAATACCTGACAAAGACCAGGCAAACGTGCAAGTGGAGGTGAAGAGCAAGTATCCCCTGATTGACCAGGTAAAGCTCCACTCTTTCTCACTCCGTTTTTTTGTTACATTACCTGTAAATGACCTGAATTCCGATTTGTGTCCGTCATCAGGGGACTAGTCTGCGGGGCAAGAAAGTTCAGCTCGTCCTCCACTGGCACATAATGCCGAACGCCGGCGCAATGATCCGAGGCAAGATGCCTCTCTCGGAGTTCACTCTCCCAGACACGTATACTTCATGAAAACGAAGCTGTGCTCCTCTGCTCCATGCGATAAATTACGTAGGAGGCTCACAGTTGTAGATCTACAAGAATAATCCTCTAGTGAATACGAAGCGTCTTTGTTGCACTCAGGACAGTGGTTTTGTTAATTCATGACTTATTTGTTCACAATGTGGATATACATATATAGCTTATTCTTGACGAAGAGCCCTGTCCGGATGTACTTGTTCATGCCAAGTGGATAGGTTGATAGTGGATTCGGGGCAAATCTAGAGAGCAAGGATGCAGCGGAATTCCTCTGGTTATCTGTCTGACACTTCAGAGATCTGATGAAATGAACTTGGGCAGTGATCAGTCGTCTGCCTACAACATTCAGGGTTTATATATACTTGCATCTCTCCAGTCTGAAAGGCGAAAAGAGTGCACAaatcttcttctcttcatcttttccatgcAGACAATAAGAGTCGTTGCTCTCTGACTCATGGCATACAATGTTTTTTTTTTTGACAGAACTTTCTCCTCTATTCAGATACGAGAACAGTGGTATCGTTTACAAGTAATGAGAGCACCTCAGGAGGCACTGAAACCAACCAACAACTAGGAGGGGAAAACTTAACTAGCCTAGCAAATTCATGGGCTACTTTATTACTctctttaatacaatgatcataaATAACATGGTTGAAATCAGAGGACATGAAGAAACAATCATCAATAATTGCAGAAGCAACCGAAGAAGAATTGCCGTCTTTTAGGGCTTCCACAATCTCCAAACTGCCTAAGCTTACCACGATCCTGCTATATCTGACAGTTCTTGCAAGGTTCAGTCCAAACCCAACGGCCAGAGCCTCTGCTGTGAAAGAATCGAAACAAATGCCTATTTTTTCGTTCGCCGCCGCAATGAATTGTCCACTCTGATCGCGAATGATTACCCCCAC
Coding sequences within:
- the LOC123442532 gene encoding probable signal peptidase complex subunit 3; translated protein: MHSWGTRLLAAATTAAVLLVAACAAASALDAFHVPSVEAQAHVTKINRFHKQINGNDKVTLTFSLSANLESLFTWNTKQVFAFVTAEYETAKNSLNQVSLWDNIIPDKDQANVQVEVKSKYPLIDQGTSLRGKKVQLVLHWHIMPNAGAMIRGKMPLSEFTLPDTYTS